Proteins co-encoded in one Capsicum annuum cultivar UCD-10X-F1 chromosome 9, UCD10Xv1.1, whole genome shotgun sequence genomic window:
- the LOC107842241 gene encoding traB domain-containing protein: MLRRLITRQLTFPNSPEATRFINSLTGSPLHRRRHHFPVKFLPSNYSFVKSKTSSASSAAVTRNRAAAADMDSTPMTASVTEDFVHVDSGTGNSNSEGLSESSVVKEQGVEEAISAIVEGEREGFERKVLPEELARSASSEEASVVEERGVEEAIAAIEGGEGEGYVRKELPEALLRSVMMLNCDSSTAGGVCDVYVVGTAHVSTESCQDVEAVINFLRPEVVFLELCSGRVGVLTPQNLKVPTMGEMVEMWKKNQNPFGILYSWFLAKVASKLEVFPGAEFRVAYEEAMKYGGKVILGDRPVQVTLRRTWAKMPLWHKTKLVYSLLFQAVFLPKPDDLVKMLKEMDDVDMLTLVIQEMSKKFPTLMDTLVHERDQFMSSMLLKIAREHNSVVAVVGKGHLPGIKKNWQQPIEVKELLSMPSPKPLISVAKIVATFGVAVAGVAIISGIYISSKK, translated from the exons ATGCTACGTCGCTTAATAACTCGCCAACTCACCTTTCCCAACTCGCCCGAGGCAACCCGGTTCATCAACTCACTCACCGGTTCACCGCTCCACCGCCGCCGCCATCATTTCCCCGTCAAATTTCTCCCGTCTAATTACTCCTTCGTAAAATCCAAAACCTCCTCCGCCTCCTCGGCAGCGGTCACCAGAAATCGTGCGGCGGCGGCGGATATGGATTCAACTCCGATGACGGCGTCAGTGACGGAGGATTTTGTTCACGTTGATAGCGGTACAGGTAATTCGAATTCCGAAGGTTTATCAGAATCGAGTGTCGTGAAGGAACAAGGAGTTGAGGAGGCGATTTCGGCAATTGTAGAAGGTGAAAGAGAAGGATTTGAAAGGAAAGTATTGCCGGAGGAATTGGCGAGGAGTGCTAGTTCGGAAGAAGCGAGTGTTGTGGAGGAGCGAGGAGTTGAAGAGGCGATTGCGGCGATTGAAGGAGGTGAAGGTGAAGGATATGTAAGGAAGGAATTGCCGGAGGCATTGTTGAGGAGTGTAATGATGCTGAATTGTGATTCGTCTACTGCTGGAGGTGTTTGTGATGTGTATGTTGTTGGTACTGCCCACGTTTCTACG GAATCCTGCCAAGATGTTGAAGCAGTGATCAATTTCTTGAGACCAGAG GTTGTCTTCTTGGAGTTATGTTCAGGTCGGGTGGGTGTACTTACACCTCAGAATTTAAAG GTACCAACGATGGGAGAAATGGTGGAGATGtggaagaaaaatcaaaatccatTTGGGATACTCTACAGCTGGTTTCTTGCCAAG GTTGCTAGCAAGCTTGAGGTTTTTCCCGGGGCAGAGTTTCGTGTGGCATATGAAGAAGCAATGAAGTACGGTGGGAAAGTGATTCTTGGTGACCGTCCCGTGCAA GTGACATTACGAAGAACATGGGCAAAAATGCCACTTTGGCACAAGACAAAATTGGTATACTCTCTATTATTCCAAGCAGTGTTTTTACCCAAGCCTGATGATCTCGTCAAAATG TTGAAGGAGATGGATGATGTTGACATGTTGACTCTTGTAATTCAAGAAATGAGCAAGAAGTTCCCTACTCTTATGGATACCCTAGTTCATGAGCGAGATCA GTTTATGTCATCAATGCTGCTAAAAATTGCCCGTGAACACAACTCTGTTGTCGCAGTTGTTGGTAAGGGTCACCTTCCAGGAATCAAGAAGAACTGGCAACAACCTATTGAG GTTAAGGAACTACTATCGATGCCATCACCCAAGCCTCTCATTTCTGTTGCTAAAATTGTGGCAACCTTTGGAGTTGCAGTTGCAGGAGTGGCCATAATATCTGGCATTTAcatttcaagcaagaaataa
- the LOC107841215 gene encoding uncharacterized protein LOC107841215 — protein sequence MAELKEMEHFSIKQMYLKIRGELQKVEWRRLVCNNIGLPRWIMLRLATLLKLYNDRLIKWKMALDPTCPQCNVADEIHSDLSFACSVAAQEWKKLLSWVGIPQVPGERDLELSQATTYAKDNSSRAEMDRMVLAAAMYHLWRDRN from the coding sequence ATGGCTGAACTTAAGGAGATGGAGCACTTCTCAATCAAACAAATGTATTTGAAAATTAGGGGCGAGCTTCAGAAGGTTGAGTGGAGAAGGCTAGTGTGTAATAACATtggtttacccagatggataaTGTTGAGGTTGGCTACTCTACTCAAACTCTACAACGACAGATTGATAAAATGGAAGATGGCTTTGGATCCTACATGTCCTCAATGTAATGTGGCTGATGAAATCCACTCAGACCTATCCTTTGCTTGCTCAGTAGCTGCTCAAGAGTGGAAGAAGCTTCTCAGCTGGGTGGGAATACCTCAGGTGCCGGGAGAACGGGATTTAGAACTATCACAGGCTACAACATATGCCAAGGATAACAGCAGTAGAGCTGAAATGGACAGGATGGTACTTGCTGCAGCCATGTACCACTTGTGGAGAGACAGAAATTAG